The genomic interval CCATTTCCAATATTAGtggtaatttaccaaaattttcaaattaaaagaaaaagatcaaACCAGCTCTTTAATTGAAGGCTCACATTTGTTCTTCCATAACCTTggctaatattttaaaatactaCCTTAGGTCAACTAGAGAAGTAAATAGACAACACGGGCGTCCTATTTGACTTTGCTGCGCTTGCCATACTAGTTTCTAACCCAGCAAGTGCATTTCGTTTTTGAAAAATGGCTTCAACTTCTGAAAGACATAGAGTCTGCCGTGCTTAGGTATTTCAAAACGACAAGTGAGAAGCTCGAACAGCCACAACTTCTGAAAGACACATCGTCTACCGTCCTTATCTATTTCAAAACGGCGGGCGTCCTTTGCTATGAGAAGCTCGAACAGCCACAACTTCTGAAAAACACAGCGTATGCCATCGTTAGGTATTTCAAAACGGAAACGCTCAAACAGCCACAACTTTTGAAACACACAACGTCTGCCGTCGTTTGGTATTTTAAAATGGAAGCTTGAACATCAGTTTGAGTAATTCCTTTTCTACTCATTTCCAAGAACTTGATCATATTTTTGCCGACTTCAACAAATTCAAACAACTAATCTCTAAGATAAGTTCAAATAAGGATAAGTTTCGATTTCTCTTTACTTTGGCTAAAGAGTCACATGTGGATTCACTGTGTCTGGGTGTCTGTAAACTTCTCTATTATGAGCCTTACACTTATCTGCAAGTTGCATCGTGCTTCagtgaaattttcaattctcCTTGCTTTTTTTTCACCTCAGAAAGCATAATTAAAGATACCcttttagttgtttttttttccgtGCGacgtcaatttttttttgtgtggtGCTAACATCTAAAtcagatttttttatatatatgtttaataatatatatatatatatatatatgtatattatgtaagataaaaataaacaattaaacaTGGAGCATTACTCTACAGCGACATTTCATGTGAGAAGAGGCATTCCAAATAGGCATTTTAGATActtctaaaatttttgaacGACATACTTTCTTGTGAGAATGAGGCATTCTAGATAGGCATAATCAGTCCATTCTCGAGCAATTACTATGACTAATTCTGTTTCTACTCACATCCAAGAGCTCGACTGCATTTTGGTTGATTCATACAAAAAACCCTTTTCAACTATTTAACCTAGAAATTACTATTTGGGATTAGCAATTGTTTAAGTGGCATGTTTCAGGTTAAATTCTTCAAGTTTTAAACTTGTTTGTTTTCCCTCAACTGAGGTACCAAGAGAGTTAAGAGATATGGCTAGCCATGGTAGACGAAAATGGCAAAAAGAGTTTCATGTGCCTGAAGAACTCATTATGTCGATATTTGTCAATCTTCCCGTCAAGTCCTTACTAAGATTCAAGTGCGTCTCCAAGCTTTGGCGGTCATTGATCATCGACCAAGATTTCATCGAACAACATCTTTcgaatcaaaagaaaaaggaccCCCAACTTCTTTTTGCCACTATCATCAGTCAAAGTCAGGTGGATTTAAAATCAATGTACATAAATGTTGATAGAGCTGATGAGGGAACTGGTGAAGTTGTCACCACTGGTTTGACTATTACACTTACAAACCTCCCTGGATACGATTTAAGCATGTCGCATTCATGCGATGGAGTTCTCTGCTTTTATGGACCAGAAACCATCATTGTTTGCAACCCTAGCACGAGGGAGATTCGACATTTTTCCTATGGCTTTGGTTGGAAAggtatgaatttgattttcctATAGTCTGCATTACTGCCAATATCAAACGAATTAAAGTTTAGAATTTGGTTAGGTATGGGGGTCAAGTTGTAATGGAGATTGTTCTGTGAAAGGGAATATTAGAAAGAATTTGTTATGTTACAAGCATTAATTGTGCTCTGCTATATCTATTCCTTGCAGGTGTACCATCTGGTAGGACTACAACAATAGGGCTCGGTCGGGATCAAGTCACTAAGCAATTCAAAATTGTACGATTGTTTAATCGGTAAGGGCTCCTGGCAATTTTGATGAGTGTGAGGCTTTCACATTGGGTCCAGGGCTCCTGGCAATTTTGATGAGTGTGAGGCTTTCACATTGGGTCCAGATCCTAACGTTTCATGTAGAAGGCTTGGTGAAGCACCTTACTTTGTTATATCACTACAATCGCCTATCTATGTTAATGGGGCACTCCATTGGATAACTTGTGTTATGAGGCACATTTCGGAGGCATCCGTCTCCTTCGATCTCCATGCAGAGAAAGTCCGAGCAATCCCACATCCGAGTTGCCTGAATAGTCACTCTGACAGATGCTATATGGAAGCCTTAATGCCTTTGAGAAACTCTCTTTGCCTGGCTGAGTTAACTGCTAACAAGAAGATGAACATATGGATTTTCATGAAGGATTGCAACTCATCACCAGCTTTGAATAAGAACATGGGAGCTTGGGAGATGTTGCATTCTATTGATTTGAAGTTTTCGGTAAGCGAATGGCGATTGGGAATTCCAATTGCGGAGCATAAGAATGGAATGCTTTCTACCATCTATTATGGAGGCAGGCTGCAACTATACACTCCAAAGAGCAAAATGTTCAGGGATGTGCTAGTGCATTGTGGAGCATTAATGCCTACTGAACACTTTGAAAGTTTAGTCCCTCTATATGCAGAAAAACACATGGGTTAATTAGTATTTGATATGTGAGTATCTAAAGTGGGTAGAGATCTTAAGTTACATTACCGTATGCTAATAATTGCATTGAAGGAAGTTTTGATTTCATTTATTCCAGCAGTGAAACTCAATCAATTATAGTAaaccccttttctttttcgtgTGTAACGTGTTGTGTCAATTACATTTTATTGCATTATTCTTTCACCTAATaaccaaggaaaaaaaaaaagaaaaaccaaatattatttgtttagCTAACTCATCAAAAGTAGGAGAATAATGCAGCATTATTCAAGCATCAGTACAATTGCTCAAGTTATAAATGATCTATGTTCAATTAAATCAGGTTACACTTAACTAGGCTTCTGCCAAAGAACAGAAAGAACCCAACAACCTTGGGAACTTTGCTTTGGCTGTTTGCATTTACACACAGTTTTTCGTTAATGCTGATGAAATATTTTCCGGAGAAGTTAACAACTGTACTGACTCTCTTGTGAAGATGGACgtgaataaaaatcaaatgtttGTGCTAGAAAGTGTTTCTGTGAGTTAATTGATGAGGAGTCTAGAATGAAGTTAACCAATGTCTTTGTTTACAATCCTGGAACTAGAGAGTTTCAGATTCTTCAGAGGGGAAAGAAGAGATCCTCCCGTGGTCCTTCCTACTCTTCTGATTGCTTTGGTACGCGTTTTTTTCCTCTTGTTTTATGTTTAGATAGATAGAATTAAAGCAACGGTGTTCACGAGAATTAAAGCCAGGTCCTTTCTTTCATGATGATGGTGTCTATTTTTGTGTGTGTAtggttttcaaattcatcgtTAGGGCGGAATTCTTCGGGATCTAAATGTGCAGTGTTTTACTTGTGCAAGGCAGCATGGTTGCTGTGTACATGGCCATGATATTCAGAGTGTATAGGAAAtgtctgtttttgttttgggtGTTTTGTTTCTGTGGGATGATGTACTTTTAGGGGAGATGCTGTCCAATTTTTTGTAAGTTGGGGAGTATGCATACTTAATCCGATGCATAAACCTGGAAATTATGTCCCTTGTATTGGCCATGGGGGGATGATTTATCACACCCAGATTTAATGAAATCCACttcctttcaaaaataaaaaaaatagtgtcAGCTAATTTAGCTTTGATAGTCCAATGAGAACGTGCTTGTATATTGTTTGTTTTATAGAGGATACTCTTTGTCTTGAATTTCGAGAGACAAAGGATTCCGTATACTTCTGTTAATGTTCCTGAACAAAGTGATTGCAAAGCAGGGGATGGGCAGGGTGAAGGGCTACATGGCCTGGTTAGAGCTTTTTGAAGTGCTCTCTGTTTCTTTTTGGTATCTTCTTTGCAGGAAACTAATAATAGAGCTTATTATGATATCTTCTCTGCAGGACAACGATTCCCAACGCATCAATTAGTAGGGTTTGGTCGTGATCAAGTCACAAAAGAATGCAAAATTATACGATTGTTTATACCTAAAGAGGAACAAGAAAACCATATTCATGAGTGCGAGGTTTTTGCATTGAGTTCAGATCCTGAGGCTTCATGGAGGGGCCTTGGCGTAGTTGCCTACTTCATTAGGCCAGCACAACAACCTGTCCTTGTCAATGGAGCACTTCACTGGATCCTTGACGTCAGACATGCTAACCCTTCGGAGGTGATCGTCTCCTTCGATCTCCATACTGAAAATTCCAAGCAATATCACACCCAAGTTGTTGCTCAGAAGCCTCAGATCGTCGGCATTTTATGGGGTTACCGTCTTTGAGAAGCTCTCTATGTCTAGTACAATCAGAATACAGGCTGCAACTGAATATATGGATAATGAATCAAAGCAATGGAGTTTGGGAGAAACTGTTTGCTATTATTTTGGGATTGATGAATTGTAGAACTACATTGGCATTTCCAATAGCAGAACTCAATGATGGAACCTTTTTTGTTTCCCATTTTGGGGAGAACTTGCAAATATATGATCCGGAGAGCCAAAGTCTTAGTGAAGTATCGATACAACATGAAAGAAGGGTTGTGTCCTATGCATACTCTGAAAGTTTAGTCCCTCTTTATGGAGAGCCACTGGTGTATTGATCGAGTTGTAAATAatatgtattatttttttttgtgtgaaaAGCTGGAATTTGATTCGCTGCTCCAATGAAGTCAGcaaaaaataaccatttttgTGGTAATGGTAGTGCTATGCAACAACTCAGTAGGCATCCCTGCCAATTCCAAGCAGAGTGTCAGGACCCCTCCCCAATTGGTCACAAAAGCCTGTTGACAATATTGTTACATTAAAACAAGACCCAATCACAGCAGCCAGTAGTTACCCAATGTCATCCAAAGCCCCATCCGCAGGCCTTCCCTTGCTGCAGCAGACTCATGGTTGGACACCAACGTTCCCTGGCTCTTGTGGTGGGCGTATCACCGCTGGACCAGAACCCCGTCCCCAATAAAACATTGCAAaacttaaaagtttaaaatctgATTATTgtaatcattaaaaaagattttagtTACTACTGATAAACAGAACTCAAAAACGAAGTCCAAAATTGTTCAAGACTTGAATGAGAACATATGGATTTTCATGAAAGATTGCAACCCATCACCAGCTTTGAATGAGAACATGGGAGCTTGGGAGGTGTTGCACTCGATGGATTTGATAATTGTTGTGAAGCCTCCTAATAACAGAATGCTTTCTATCTAATATTATGAACAGAGGTTGCAACTACACAATCTAAAGAGAAAAATGTTGAGGGATGTGCTACCGCATTGGAGAAAAGTTGTGTCTACTGCATATTTTGAAAGTTAAGTCCCTCTATATGATGTGTTTAATATTTGGGTATAAGTGGGTAGAGATCTTAAATTACAATGCTTTATGctaataatttcattaaagaaaGTTTTGCTTTCATTTCTTCCAGCTGTGAAACTCAATCAACTATAGTAAACTCCCCcttttttgtgtgtgtgaaatTTGTTGTGTTCAACTGTTCATTGCATTTTATTGCATTACTCATTCACCTAAtaaccaagaaaaagaaaagaagaaaaccaaaCATTAATTATTGAGCTAAGTCATCAAAACTAGGAGAATAATGCAGCATTATTCAAGCAGTATTGCtgatgaattatttttcacAGAAGTTAACTACTGTGCTGACTTTCTTGTGAAGATGAATGTGAATGGTAATGAAGTGTTTGTGGAGCCAACATTTTCCTTATTTGATGAGGAGTCTACAATGGTGGCCCTTGAGCTTGGAAAAGATGGGGTATAATTTCAGTTCAGTTGGGTGTTTTCTTATGGTTGGGTTAGTAAACAATGAGTACAATAATTGAGTTTAGAGTTGGATTTTAACAATCACAGCAAAAATTTAGTAATCTTGTCATATAAAGGTTAGTATTTAATGAATTGGGTTCGTGCAAAACACAATTGAtgattgagttttttttttctgtatcctttaaatttattgtttatttgtATATAATGATGgagataataaataaaatcttaaaaacaGTGATATTAATATCTAGAAGTGGGTAATTGGTCAGTTTGATCGATTTGGTTTGTTATATCTAAACATCaaatgaatcaaatatttttaaaaaattgatcaGAATCGACCAAACTTATAAGAAGATCGGATCGATCAAATATCGAATTGATTCAGTCAGTTCAGTTTTAgaccaaaaaaattgaaattttattatttttgttttttacaaattacaacattgaaatttataattcattcataattattaaatacacaaataatctaaatattaaaaaaaaacataacatTTGTTCTTTCACTCACATAATTATATCGTTTCACATAAGCCATTGAATTAACATTCAAGAGTTTTAATctctaaattttaatattcaagatttcaatataaaataatacttataccaaaataatactattagtcaatctttaaaaataatgtttgaTCTCTGAAGTTACTTTAAAAGAATTGAGAGATATACgagtaaatatttattttatttttcagagAAGACATTTGTGTTTTAAGATATCGATTTGATATATAATAATTCATGTAgtatagttttttttaacaattaaaagaaaaaaatttttaaaacaaaaaagtcaAAGTGCTTTTTAATCAAACATGATTCAAGGTTTTTTAGATTTACCCTAATAGTAgaagtattaaaaaaaagtaatctTATTTATGCAATGGTTTCATGTCAACCTTTTatagagaatttgagagacAACATAGATAGAGAGAAATGTTAGATAGTTGTTAATGAAGGTGTTTAGACTctcgaattaaaatattaatacgtaattaatttttattattttaatttttaaattaaataataaatattattaatttataaaaaatcgTGATTGAAGAGTTATAAATAATTACCTTATTAAATACAACTTTTGAATagttatattataaaaaaataattatattatgaaaaaaaacaaGTACAATTTAATCATGAATAACCAAtagattgatttattatataaacaatGTTATTATGCTGCGATTTTCAGTATTTTTGATAAGTGTGTTAAAGACCTTATTATATCCAAAGATTGAAAAATACCTTAAGGAATACATGCCTCAAAATCGtattttcttctcttaaaAATTTCTAACAAGAAATAATGGCAGGCCGCAGCGGAACAAGCCTGAAAAACAACTATTGGCCTGAAGATCTTCTCCTTTCGATATTGGCTACCCTTCCTGCCAAGTCTTTGTTACGATTCAAATGCGTGTCCAGGCATTGGCAAGCACTTATCATCAACCCTCATTTCATGGAACAACACCTCGAAAAGCAACAGAAAAAGGATTACCCTCAATTGATATTTGCCTCTAGAGCATCTAAACCCGACATGGACATGGTTTTGGAATCCATGGCCATCGTCGATGTTGAAGTTGGTGATGGAGAAGGAACAAAGACCAGGAAAGGTTTGAAACGAAGTTCTTCGAATATCTGTCATCTTCAGTCGGCTAATTACTTCGTGTCCAATTCTTGTAACGGAATTATTTGCTTATTTGGGATCACTAACGTCTTTCTTTACAATCCTGGAACTAGAGAGTTTCGGATTGTTAAGATGCAAAAGAAGGAATTCTCCCCTGATAATTCCAGCGTTGATACTTTCGGTACGCATTTTTTTTCCCTGTTTTATGTTTAGATAGatagaattaaagaaaaaacaaagtgTTCACTAGACTCTGCATTGGAATAGAGAATTCAACATGAATTGTTTTAGATAGCTGGAAGAGATAAATTAGAAGGATTGCATGATGATTCTTTCATTTCTCCCTAAAATACAGGCATTCGAATTGCAAAAGTTTGTGTCACCTAAATTAGCTTTGATAATCCCACAAGAacatatttgtaaattgtttGTTCTATAGAGGATAATCTTTGCCTTGAATTCGAAAACAAAGGATTGTGTACAGTTCTGTTAATGTTCCTTAATGAAGTACTTGCAAAGCAGGGGATGGGCAGGGTTAAGGGCCCGATGGCCTGGTTTAAGCTTTTGAAGTGCTCTCTGTTTCTCTTTGGTATCTGCTTTGCAGGAAACTAATAAAAGAGCTTATAATGATATCTTCCTTGCAGTACGAGTATTCCCATTGTATCAATTAGTAGGGTTTGGTCGTGATCAAGTTACTAAAGAATGCAAAATTATACGATTGTTTACACCTAATGAAGAAAACCCTATTCATGAGTGCGAGGTTTTTACATTGAGTTCGGATGCTGGGGCTTCATGGAAGGGCCTTGGCGAAGTTGCTTACTTCATTAGGGCAGCACAACTACCTGTCTATCTCAATGGAGCACTTCACTGGATCCTTGACGAAAGGCATGCTAACCCTTCCGAGGTGATCGTCTCCTTTGATCTCCATACTGAGAAATTCCAAGCAATATCACACACAAGTTGTTTCTCAGTAGTCTCAGATCGTAGTAGGCTTCATCATATGGAGTTACTGTCTTTTAGAGGCTCTCTATGTCTAGTAGAAGGAAAATACGACTGGTCATCTCGGCAGCTGAATATTTCGATCATGAATCAAAGCAATGGAATTTGGGAGAAGCTGTTTTCTATTAATCGGggattgatgaattacagATTTCCATTGGCGTTTCCAATAGCAGAACTCAAGGATGGAACCTTTTTAGTTTTACGTCACAAGAAAAACTTGGAAATATTTGACCCAGAAAGCCAAAGTGATAGTGAAGTGTTGATTCAACATGAAAAATCGGTTGATTACTATGCATACTCCGAAAGTTTAGTCCCTCTTTATGGAGTGCCACTGGTGAATTGAGATTTCATGGTAACTGTTGAATTGAGACTTGCATTGAAGACCTTGCAACTTGCAAGCCTGGTCATCCGTCAAATGCCCATGCCTCAGTGTATTTGTGTTAAAACTTTCCATCGTACAGAACACTTCAGTTAATAAATATCAGATCCGGTTGCCTTAGTTTTCTGCTTTCTgctcttctttttctgttttgtgttttttttcattatggCTACATGCCTTACTGATATTAAGCTGCTGTAGTAGTGCAAAACACAATTGATGactgagttttttttttttttatcttcaaaatttattgCTTATTTGTACGTTAAATATCGAtgtaaataaa from Theobroma cacao cultivar B97-61/B2 chromosome 5, Criollo_cocoa_genome_V2, whole genome shotgun sequence carries:
- the LOC18600201 gene encoding putative F-box protein At2g02030; translated protein: MAGRSGTSLKNNYWPEDLLLSILATLPAKSLLRFKCVSRHWQALIINPHFMEQHLEKQQKKDYPQLIFASRASKPDMDMVLESMAIVDVEVGDGEGTKTRKGLKRSSSNICHLQSANYFVSNSCNGIICLFGITNVFLYNPGTREFRIVKMQKKEFSPDNSSVDTFGIRIAKETNKRAYNDIFLAVRVFPLYQLVGFGRDQVTKECKIIRLFTPNEENPIHECEVFTLSSDAGASWKGLGEVAYFIRAAQLPVYLNGALHWILDERHANPSEVIVSFDLHTEKFQAISHTSCFSVVSDRSRLHHMELLSFRGSLCLVEGKYDWSSRQLNISIMNQSNGIWEKLFSINRGLMNYRFPLAFPIAELKDGTFLVLRHKKNLEIFDPESQSDSEVLIQHEKSVDYYAYSESLVPLYGVPLVN